In Carya illinoinensis cultivar Pawnee chromosome 6, C.illinoinensisPawnee_v1, whole genome shotgun sequence, a single genomic region encodes these proteins:
- the LOC122312577 gene encoding uncharacterized protein LOC122312577, producing the protein MSSSSSMSSSSFAKRTTGQPLCCCGVKATLKFSTTAKNPGWPFLGYPKYNTEGLPFCKFFQWADCNQVTELQLQERINDLLQMEKDLSKIVDLLEKREIDLRKMMDNLEKELLR; encoded by the exons ATGTCATCGTCCTCATCCatgtcttcttcatcttttgctAAACGTACCACGGGGCAACCATTGTGCTGCTGTGGGGTGAAAGCCACACTGAAATTTTCAACTACAGCAAAAAATCCTGGCTGGCCATTCTTAGGGTATCCAAAGTACAACACAGAG GGATTACCCTTTTGCAAGTTTTTCCAGTGGGCAGATTGTAATCAAGTAACTGAGCTCCAgcttcaagaaagaatcaatGACCTGTTACAGATGGAGAAAGATCTCTCAAAAATAGTCGACCTCCTCGAAAAAAGGGAGATTGACCTGCGTAAGATGATGGATAACCTTGAGAAGGAGTTGCTGCGGTAG